One region of Xyrauchen texanus isolate HMW12.3.18 chromosome 11, RBS_HiC_50CHRs, whole genome shotgun sequence genomic DNA includes:
- the mvb12a gene encoding multivesicular body subunit 12A, which yields MSVFEVSSATSRPITAVAWASNGTTCPSHFTLVSLTEDGVSANFSRGFGLKSGYFMCYSKDLSGGMVVADVQVISDKETIPHGYCYIPEYLEPKASVGKKKRVCVRIVPVGSITTAVLELRLTAKNKTMLQQYTCLGDMNGFIVWCLKGPFSTPVPQAKPRSVSLDLRSLSLDGAGPPLPLKPSNHPAAPPKVSRRRSNLETSKSLEVVSDSGNHSNIYGITAMDGVPFILHPKFESNTKVSISSLCDIRIKSVLDIENEYNYTFAVEELASKRIRPSVTN from the exons aTGTCTGTGTTTGAAGTATCTAGCGCCACCAGCAGGCCCATCACTGCGGTGGCATGGGCATCTAACGGGACCACCTGCCCCAGTCATTTCACCCTG gtcAGTCTCACTGAAGATGGCGTCTCCGCTAACTTCAGTCGGGGGTTTGGACTCAAATCAGGATACTTTATGTGTTACAGCAAG GATCTGTCTGGAGGGATGGTCGTGGCAGATGTGCAGGTGATTTCTGATAAAGAGACGATTCCTCACGGATACTGCTACATCCCAGAATACCTGGAGCCCA aggcATCTGTTGGGAAGAAGAAGCGTGTCTGTGTGCGGATTGTTCCTGTGGGCAGCATTACAACAGCAGTTCTAGAGCTCAGACTGACGGCCAAGAACAAGACCATGCTGCAGCAGTACACCTGCCTGGG GGACATGAATGGATTTATTGTCTGGTGTTTAAAGGGCCCGTTCTCCACTCCAGTGCCTCAGGCCAAGCCTCGTAGTGTTAGTCTGGACTTGAGAAGTCTCTCACTAGATGGAGCTGGACCACCACTGCCTCTCAAACCCAG CAACCATCCTGCTGCCCCCCCAAAGGTCAGTCGACGTCGCAGTAACCTAGAAACGAGCAAGTCATTGGAGGTGGTGTCCGACAGCGGTAACCATAGTAACATCTATGGTATAACAG CGATGGATGGAGTTCCTTTCATTCTACACCCGAAGTTTGAGTCGAACACAAAG GTGTCTATAAGTTCATTGTGTGATATCCGGATAAAATCAGTGCTGGACATTGAGAACGAG TATAACTACACATTTGCAGTGGAAGAACTGGCATCAAAGAGAATCCGTCCATCGGTGACAAACTGA